The Rhizobium leguminosarum region GCGCCGGCATTCACATTGGCCCGAACGTGATGAAAATCTTCCGCCGCATCGGCATTGAGAAGAAGCTGGAGCAGATCGGCTCCCATCCGGATTTCTGGTTCTCCCGTGATGGCATGACCGGCGACTATCTCTCGCGCATTCCTCTCGGCGATTATGGCCGCAAGGAATACGGTGCCTCCTACATCACCATCCACCGCGGCGACATGCATGCGGTCCAGATAGACGCGCTGCCGCAGGACAAGGTTCATTTCGGCCACCGCCTGACCGGCATCGAGGAGCGCGAGACCGACGTGCTGCTCACATTCGAGAATGGACGGCGGGTTGCTGCCGGTCTTGTCGTCGGCGCCGACGGCATCAATTCCATGATCCGCGACATGCTGCTCGGGCCCGAAAAACCGCGCTTCTCCGGCTGGATCGGCCACCGCGCTCTCGTCAACATGGACAAGCTGGGTGGTTCCGGCCTCGAGTTCGAAGCTTGCGTCAAATGGTGGTGGGAAGCCTCTCGCCACATCATGGCCTATGCCACCAAGGGCAATGGCAGCGAATATTATTATGTCACCGGCGTGCCGGTGGACAGCTGGGAGCATGAAACCAGTTTCGTCGACAGTTCGCGAGAGGAGATGGAAGCGATATTCGGAGGTTCCCATCCGATGGTGCAGGCACTGGTCGATGCCACCGAAACCGTCACGAAATGGCCTTTCTGGAACCGCGACCCATTAAACCTTTGGAGCCGTGGCCGTCTCGTGATGCTGGGTGACGCATGCCACCCCATGCGTCCGCATATGGCGCAGGGCGCCTGTATGGCCATCGAGGACGCAGCGATCCTGGTGCGATGCCTCGAAGAAAGCGGCATGGCTGACTATAGGGACGCCTTCTCGCTTTATGAGGCTACACGGCGTGAACGGGCCACCAAGGTGCAGACCATATCCAACGCCAACACCTGGCTGAAGCAGCCGGAAGATCCTGCTTGGGTCTATGCCTACGACCCGCTGACCGCCCCCCTCGGCTGAACCAGCGACCGTTCACACTTTCGAAACAAGGCGCCGAGCGGGCCTGCCGGAAATAGTCCGGCCGGCCATGCAGCTGTTTTGTTGTTCGGAGCGATGGCCCGGGCATCAGGCGTTTGCGATAAACTCGACTTTTCCATCCACGACCAATTGCATGTGAGGGGCGTCCGGCCGCTCGATCTGGCGTACCAGCCCCTCGACCAGGCTGCGCCCGACGGCCACCATATCGACGGTATGGGCGATGAGAGGGGCGGACAGGTAGCGACACATATGCGTGTTGTCACGAACTACGATGTGAAAATCGCGACCAACGGTCAGGCCTTTTCGGCGCGCAGCACTCAGCGCTCCGAGAAGGCCGAGTTCGTTGGCACAGACCAGGCCTGTCGGCGGTTCCGGAAGATCCAGCAGACGCGCGACCCAGCGTTCACTCGCCTCCATGGTGAAATCCTCGTGCCCGATCAGCTGAGGATCGATTGAAAGCCCCGCTCCAGTCATGGCCTTGGCATAACCGGCCATACGCACGGTGCTGTACTGGTCCTCGCGGGTCAGCAGTTGAAGCGCAATGCGCCGGCACCCTCGTTCGAGCAGCATATTGGCGGCCTGGAAGGCTATGCCCTCGTTATCGACATCCACGAAAGCGTAGTCGAGCGCACTGCCGCTGCGGCCGAAGGCGATGAACGGAATGCTGCGGTCGAGGAGAAACGGTATGCGCGGATCTTCCGAGACCATTCGGGTAATCACGATTCCATCGGCGCCGCCGGCATGGATCAGTCGACTGAGATTCTCCTGCGGATCTTCCTCGGGTGTCGTGGAATATATCGAGAGGCTATACCCGTGTTCTCGTGCGGCGAGCGTCAGCCCTTCGATCAGTGGCAGCTTCGCGATGTCCGACAGGTAGTCGCGGGTTTCCATCGGAAGTATTGCGGTCAGCGCCTGTGTGAGACCTGTGCGCAAAGCCCTGCCATGGAAGTTCGGGACATAGCCCGCAGCGTTGGCGACAGCCTTTACACGCTTGATGGTGTCTGGATGAACCTCCGGTCCGTCCTTCAATGCCCTGGAAACTGTCGTCACCGAAAGACCTAGCTCTGTCGCGATCTGCCTCAGATTGGGTCTCGAATTCACTGCCATCGCGTCTGTCAATCTTCCGTGGTTCGCTTCTTCAATACACTGCCCTTTCCGCCGGAAGATTGGAAGTGGGATGGTTGAGGGACAAGATTCCACTTGACGAAAGCGCCGACATCTATCAATCGTAACGTTACGATTTCGAAAAATCGGGCGTTAGACCCCAAGAATCGTCATTCAGAGGTGAACAAAGGAGATATCGAATGTTTCGTATGCTGCGCCTATCCGTGGCTGCTATCGCCATGACCGCCGCCGGCCCGCTGGCTGCACAGACACTGACCATCACAACCGCCGGCGGGGACTATGGAACCGCCATGAAACAAGCCATGTGGGAACCTGCGGCCCGCGAGCTTGGCCTCGACGTGCGTGAAGAAACCCAGAGCGACGGCTTTGCAGCACTCAAAATGCAGGTCACTTCAGGTGCAGTCACGACCGACATTATCCACCTCGGGTCGCCGGAAGGTGCGCAGGCTGCCGCTCAAGGACTGCTGGAGCCGCTGGACTATTCCGTCATCGACGGCAAATCACTGCCGGCAGGCGCGCAATCGGAGTACTGCTATCCCTTCAGTTCCTACGGCACTGTGATGGCGTGGAACACAAAGACCATCGGCAACAATCCGCCGAAGACCTGGGCCGAATTCTGGGACGTCAAGGCATTTCCCGGAACCCGCGCGCTACGCGCCAATGCGCAGGATCTCATAGAGATAGCACTTCTCTCGCAAGGGGTGGCGCCAAATGAAGTTTACAACGTCCTGAGCGCATCAGGGGGGCTGGAGCGTGCAATCGCCCGTCTCGAAGAGCTGAAGCCAAATGTTGCGATCTGGTGGACGTCGGGTGCGCAATCGGCCCAGATCCTGAAGGACGGCGAAGCCGATCTGGTCGTCACCTGGAATGGTCGCGCCCAAAGCGTCAAGACAGACGGCGGTGCTGCCGACTACAGTTTCAAGGGCTCAGTCATCGGTACAGACTGCCTTGCCGTTCCGAAAGGCGCGGCAAACAAGGATGCCGCCATGAAGCTCATCGCGGCGATGACGAAGCCAGAAAGAGGCGCGAAGCTGACGGATTTCATCGCTTATGGACCGGTCAACCCGAAGGCCTATGAGGGTGGATTGATCCCGGCGGAACGGATGCAACTCCTCGCCACCGCTCCCGGCAATGTCGAGACTTCCGTTTTCTCCAAGGCCGACTGGTGGCTGAAAAATGGTGAAGCTGCCCAGGTCGCCTTCGACGAAATGATGAACCGTTGACGGACAGGGAGCAGGTATCAAGATGGCCATAACCTCGCTTCCCATAACCATCGACACCGTAAGGAAAGTCTTCGGTTCCTATGTGGCGCTGAACGATGTTTCGCTGGAGGTTGCTGCCGGCGAATTCCTCACCCTGCTCGGTCCTTCAGGATCGGGCAAGACAACGCTGTTGATGGCACTTGCGGGGTTTGTCCGTCCGGATAGCGGCTCCCTAACCATCGGCGGCCGGGATGTCACCCGGCTGTCCCCGGAAAGAAGGGAAATCGGAATCGTCTTCCAGAATTACGCGCTCTTCCCACACATGAGCGTGCTTGCCAACGTAGCGTATCCACTGATGCTGCGTCATGTGCCAAAGGTCGAGGCTCGCGAGCGGGCAATGGGCGCCTTGGCTAGGGTCGAGCTATCAGGTTACGGCGACCGCAACATCGCCGCCCTGTCGGGCGGCCAGCGGCAGCGCGTTGCACTGGCGCGTGCCATTGTATTCGAGCCGCGTGTCATGCTGATGGACGAGCCCCTCTCCGCGCTGGACAAGAACCTGCGTGAACACATGCAGTTCGAAATCCGACGCCTGCACGACGATCTCGGTATCACGACGATCTATGTGACGCATGATCAGAGGGAGGCACTGACGATGTCCGACCGAATTGCAGTTATGGATGCCGGCGAGATCCAGCAGATCGGCGCACCCTCCGAGATCTATCATCATCCGACCAACCGCTTCGTCGCGGAATTCATGGGCGAAGCCAACATTCTTCCCGCAGCAAGCCTGACGCGGATGAACGGATCGACGCAAGCCCCTCAGGGATTTGCAATGATCAGGGCAGAAAGTTTCCATCTTGACGCCGCCGATGCGGAACCTGACGCGATCGCGATCACAGGCAGCCTCTCCGCCAAGGCTTTCCGCGGCGAGAATTGGCTTCTCAATGTGGAAACCGAGGCCGGCGCTCTGGTCATGTTGAGCGTGCCCGCAACCCGCGCTGCGGGCTGCGCTGAGCTGAAAACCGGTCAGGTGATAACCGCCTATGCGGCGGCCGCGAGCGTGCATAGATTGCCCGAGGGGGCCGGGAAATGAACACTGCAGCTCTTTTGCAGGACGTCCGGCGAGAACGCCGCTTCTTCCTGTCGCTTGCCGTGCCGGCCTTGGTGCTTGTCGGTCTGGCGGCTATCCTGCCGGTGATATGGATCCTGCGCCAATCGTTCCTGACCATGGCGGGCGACTTAACGACCGCCAATTACGAAAAGATCCTTTCGAGCGGTCTCACCTGGTCCGCGGTCGGCACCACCCTCGCCTTGTCTGGCGCGACGTTGGTCATCTGCATGGTCCTTGGCATTCCTTTGGCATTGACCTTGGCCAGCACCAAAACGCGCATCGCAAACAGGGTCCTGATCCTGATCATGCTGCCGCTTTGGACATCCATCCTGGTCCGCACCTATGGCTGGCTGGTACTCCTGCGGCGTGACGGTCTCGTCAATTCTACCTTGCAGAGCCTCGGCCTCACGGACACGCCTTTGCCGCTGGCCTACAATTTCACCGGCACGCTGATCGGCATGGTTCACTACATGCTGCCGCTCTTCGTTCTGCCGATCTATGCCGCGATGCGAGATATCGACAACAATGTGATCCGCGCTTCCGCCAGTATGGGTGCGAGCCTCTGGCACTGCGTGCGAACCATCATCCTGCCGCTTTCAGCCGGCGGAATCCTGTCAGGCTCAACCATCGTATTCATCTACACGCTTGGTTTCTTCATCACGCCTGCAATTCTTGGGGGCGGCAAAGTCAACCCGATCTCCGTCCGCATCGATCGCACCCTCTCGACATTTCAGGACTGGGGTTCGGCCAGCGCGCTTGGCGTTCTGCTCCTTGTTCTGGTGCTGCTAACTGGTGGCATGCTGTTCGGCCTCCGCTGGTTTCTGATGAAGGGTGCACGCCATGCTTGACGCCTATTACGGCAGCCGACTGACCAAGGTGGCCCTTTGGATCTTCTCAGCACTCGTTCTCGTCTTTCTCATGCTGCCCACTTTGATCGTGGTGCCACTGTCCTTTTCGGCCTCGGATCTCCTGGAATTTCCGCCGAGGGCCTGGTCGCTTCGCTGGTACGAGGCTTTCTTCTCGTCGGCCGTGTGGATGGCTGCGTTGAGAACCAGCCTGCTTCTGGGTGTGCTGACGGCCGCGATTGCGGTGCCGATCAGCTTTCTGGCATGTTTCGCCATCAACAGGTTCGGCGGGCGAAGCGCGGGAGCGATCTACGGTTTTCTCCTGTCTCCGTCGGTGACGCCCGGCATCCTTCTGGCGATCGGGCTCTTCTTTATCCTCGCGAAGCTCGGCCTCGTGGGGACCCTTACCGGCGTGCTCGTGGGACATGTGGTTCTGGCAATTCCGGTGGTGGTGATCGTGCTCTACCCCGCCATCAATCGGTTCGACTGGGCTCAGGCCCAAGCGGCCCGCAGCCTTGGGGCGGGGTGGTTCCGCACCATGGGCGGCATCATACTGCCGCAGCTGGGCCTCAGCTTAATGACCGCCGCATTGATGGCGTTCCTGACGTCCCTTGATGAGGCGGTCATCTCGATCTTCGTGGCCAACGGCCCAAGCAGCACCTTGCCGAAGCTCATGTTCATGTCCCTGCGGGATCAGATCGACCCGACCATTGCCGCCATTTCCACCTTTTGGACTCTCCTGATCTCCGTCGCGCTCTTGTTTTTCAACTTGCGCGAACGCCGTCAGACGCCGTGAAAGATAATCCATGACTGATCCTGCAATTACTCCCGTCATTCCGAAGACCGAGCTGGCGATCATCACCGGTTCAGCCAATTGGGGCCTTGCCTTTCCCGAGGATGTCGCCATGGCGGGGGTTCGCGTGCTCGCCCGTGACCTATCGTTCGATACCCCCTATGGTGTGTCGGAGAACTGGAAACTCCTGGAATTCGACGCAAGCATTGTGCAGGATCGACAGAGCAAGCGCGCGCTCTGCATGTATTCCCATGGCAATCCCCGCGATCGCATAGACCACTCCTGCCATCAACGCGCTTTCTGGGTCCTCATGGAATCTGGTGTTCGTCACGTGCTGTCCTGCTCGACGCTTGGTGCTGTCAACAAGGCCATTCAGCCTGGTGATATGGTGATCAATGCCGACATCATCGAGTTGACCCAGACCCCGTACTCACTTCTTCCTGGCCGGCAGCGTTTCGATTGTTCCGGCAAACAGATCGTCTGCCCGCATTGCGCCGCCGTCTTGGCAGACACGGCCCGCAGCCTCTGGCCCTCATCCTGCCGTGTCCATGGCATCGAACAAGGGTTGGTTGCGGCGCACGCCTATGGGCCGCGCCTGACAAGTCCCGCGGAGGCGCTGGCCTTTCGCTCGATGGGCGCAGATGTGATCAACCATTCGATAGCGCCCGAAGCGACGCTATCGCGCGAGATCGGCGCGTGCTTCGTGCCGTGCGCATTCGTCACAGCCGGATTTAATGACTATATGGATCGGAGCCGCGGCACCTTGCTCCAGGAAGGCGTGCTGCCTAGCTTGTCCATGCTAGCCTCGCGCGTCGCCCTGGAAACGGCAGCACGACTGCCGTCAGACTCGTCCTGCGGCTGCCAAGCGCTAAAATCGCCCCAGCCTGAAGAACGTTACATTCGCTTCTGAACGGTGCCCAGAGGTGATGGGCCATCAGATGAGCAGCAACGTTTTCTTCAAGGTACCCATGTCCCCCATCAGATAGCGGGGGCGTGAGCGGCTCGGATTTTGACGAGCTCTCCGGGATAATGTCGACACCACAGTGTCGGATAAAAGTCACTGCAATCGTGACGACAATAACGGACGCGGCATCCGCACCGAGCGCGGTCAATGCTGACCGCCGCACGAGCGGCACGCCGTCGAGCTCGCCCAGCAGCTTATGCTTCCCGCCCTCACCCATCCGGCTTGCCTTGCCGGCAGCGAGAATGACGATCGCGACTGACGCCTTACGCATAAGCCACCAGTCTTGCCGCGGCGACATCCGCCAGAACCGACAGGGCGAGCGAGGTTGCATCTCGCGTCGGGCCGAACATCCCGATGGGCGCCTTGATACGACCGATGTCGTCGCGTCTGAACCCCATGGCTGTCAATCGCTCGACACGCCGATGATGCGTCCGCGCGCTGCCGAGTGCGCCGATGTAAAAGGCAGGCGAGTGAAGCGCAGTCTCGAGAATGGCGGCTTCGGCGTCGAGGTCATGATGCAGGAGCACAACGGCCGTGAAGGGGTCGATGATCTCGGCTGCGACCCTGCCCCCCTCGCCCTGTTCCCTGACGATCACGTCGTAGCCGGAAGCCTCGGCCAGTCGTGCAACGGCCTGCGCTTCGATCGTCTGCCCGGAAAGGACGACGCGGGTGCGGGGACGGTAGACGGTCACGAACTCCCGCTCGAGCCAGCATGCCCGTGGCAGTGGGTCTACCGGTTCGAGGGTCTGCCGCTCTGGCGAATATGCAAGGCGGGCTGCCTGCCTCCGTTCGAGACGATCCAGAACATGCCGCAAAGCGCCGACATCTTTGAGGACATGGATTGCAACGGTGATCCCGCCGCCGCAGGGAAGGACAATGTCGAAGAAGGGAGAGCCATCGCCGAACTTGACCGTGCGGTCGCGCCCTTGCGCCATGGCCAGAAGCGCTTCGGAAGCGACGGCGGCTTCGACGCATCCGCCGGAGACATAGCCGCAGAACCGCCCGTCCGCGGCAACCGCCATATGAGCGCCGAGCGCCCGCGCAGCGCCGCCGCGGATGTCGACAAGGGTGGCAAGTGCCGTCGCGCCAAGACCCTGGGCGTCTATCGCGAAGCGAAGCAGTTCCGCCGGATCGTCGGTGGACGATGCCCTGACGGGAATTGGCGCCGTGATGGGCGCAAGTGTCTGATGCATGGGAAATCCTACAGGAATTAACGGCGGTCCGGCTTTCGGACCGCCGTCGACATAATTAGGCCACGTCCGGCAAGCCGCCGATGAGCTTGTCAAGCGTCAGTGGATAGTGCCGAACCCTGACGCCGGTCGCGTTGTAGACGGCGTTGGCGATTGCTGCCGCGACGCCGCAAAGGCCAAGCTCGCCGACGCCCTTCGCCTTCATCGGCGAGGACATCGGATCGGTCTCGTCCATGAAGATCACCTCCTGGTGCGGAATGTCGGCATGCACCGCCACTTCGTAGCTGGCGAGATCGTGGTTGACGAAGAAGCCGCGGCGGGTGTCAACCGCCAATTCCTCGGACAGCGCGCCGCCCGCCCCCATCGTCATCGCGCCGATGACCTGGCTGCGGGCCGTGATCGGGTTGAGGATCCGACCCGCCGCGCAGACTGCGAGCATCCTGCGAATGCGGCTTTCTCCCGTGGCAATGTCGACGCCAACCTCCACGAAGTGCGCGCCGAATGTCGATTGCTGATGCGTCTCGGTAAGCTCGCCCCACTTGATGGTGTCCTCGCCGACAAGACCATCCGGACCGGCAGTCTCGGCAAGAGGCACCGAGCGATTGCCCGACCGCACCGCGCCATTCTCGAAGACGACGTCTTCGGAGTTGAAGCCGAGCTTCTTGGCGATGGCCTCACGCAACTTGACGCAGGCGGCGTAGACGCCTGACGTAGAAGAATTGGCGCCGAACTGACCGCCCGAACCCGCCGACACCGGAAAACGCGAGTCGCCCAATTGGACGGCGACCTTGTCGATCGTGACTCCCATCATCTCGGCGGCCGTCTGGGCGATGATCGTGTAGCTGCCCGTCCCGATGTCGGTCATGTCGGTTTCGACCGTCACGACGCCTTCCCGGTCGAGTTTTACCCGGGCTCCGGAGGGAAGGACGAGGTTGTTGCGGAAGGCAGCGGCAACGCCCATGCCGACCAGCCAGCTGCCGTCCCGCCTGGAACCCGGTTCCCCTTTCACCCCAGCCAAACCGCTCGGCACCGAGCGTCAGGCAGCCGACGAGATTGCGCTGGGAAAAAGGCCGCTGCGGCTTTTCCGGATCGACCTGCGTGTCGTTGACGATCCGAAACTGCACAGGATCGATCCCAACTTTTTCGGCAATCTCGTCGATGGCGATTTCGAGCGCCATCAATCCGGGGGCTTCGCCCGGAGCGCGCATGGCATTGCCCTCCGGGAGGTTGAGCGTCGCCAGTCGCATCGCGG contains the following coding sequences:
- a CDS encoding FAD-dependent monooxygenase, with amino-acid sequence MSMNIEKVEIAVIGAGLGGAAAAALLAGAGFSVHSFEQAPAFTRLGAGIHIGPNVMKIFRRIGIEKKLEQIGSHPDFWFSRDGMTGDYLSRIPLGDYGRKEYGASYITIHRGDMHAVQIDALPQDKVHFGHRLTGIEERETDVLLTFENGRRVAAGLVVGADGINSMIRDMLLGPEKPRFSGWIGHRALVNMDKLGGSGLEFEACVKWWWEASRHIMAYATKGNGSEYYYVTGVPVDSWEHETSFVDSSREEMEAIFGGSHPMVQALVDATETVTKWPFWNRDPLNLWSRGRLVMLGDACHPMRPHMAQGACMAIEDAAILVRCLEESGMADYRDAFSLYEATRRERATKVQTISNANTWLKQPEDPAWVYAYDPLTAPLG
- a CDS encoding LacI family DNA-binding transcriptional regulator, which translates into the protein MAVNSRPNLRQIATELGLSVTTVSRALKDGPEVHPDTIKRVKAVANAAGYVPNFHGRALRTGLTQALTAILPMETRDYLSDIAKLPLIEGLTLAAREHGYSLSIYSTTPEEDPQENLSRLIHAGGADGIVITRMVSEDPRIPFLLDRSIPFIAFGRSGSALDYAFVDVDNEGIAFQAANMLLERGCRRIALQLLTREDQYSTVRMAGYAKAMTGAGLSIDPQLIGHEDFTMEASERWVARLLDLPEPPTGLVCANELGLLGALSAARRKGLTVGRDFHIVVRDNTHMCRYLSAPLIAHTVDMVAVGRSLVEGLVRQIERPDAPHMQLVVDGKVEFIANA
- a CDS encoding ABC transporter substrate-binding protein, with translation MFRMLRLSVAAIAMTAAGPLAAQTLTITTAGGDYGTAMKQAMWEPAARELGLDVREETQSDGFAALKMQVTSGAVTTDIIHLGSPEGAQAAAQGLLEPLDYSVIDGKSLPAGAQSEYCYPFSSYGTVMAWNTKTIGNNPPKTWAEFWDVKAFPGTRALRANAQDLIEIALLSQGVAPNEVYNVLSASGGLERAIARLEELKPNVAIWWTSGAQSAQILKDGEADLVVTWNGRAQSVKTDGGAADYSFKGSVIGTDCLAVPKGAANKDAAMKLIAAMTKPERGAKLTDFIAYGPVNPKAYEGGLIPAERMQLLATAPGNVETSVFSKADWWLKNGEAAQVAFDEMMNR
- a CDS encoding ABC transporter ATP-binding protein is translated as MAITSLPITIDTVRKVFGSYVALNDVSLEVAAGEFLTLLGPSGSGKTTLLMALAGFVRPDSGSLTIGGRDVTRLSPERREIGIVFQNYALFPHMSVLANVAYPLMLRHVPKVEARERAMGALARVELSGYGDRNIAALSGGQRQRVALARAIVFEPRVMLMDEPLSALDKNLREHMQFEIRRLHDDLGITTIYVTHDQREALTMSDRIAVMDAGEIQQIGAPSEIYHHPTNRFVAEFMGEANILPAASLTRMNGSTQAPQGFAMIRAESFHLDAADAEPDAIAITGSLSAKAFRGENWLLNVETEAGALVMLSVPATRAAGCAELKTGQVITAYAAAASVHRLPEGAGK
- a CDS encoding ABC transporter permease codes for the protein MNTAALLQDVRRERRFFLSLAVPALVLVGLAAILPVIWILRQSFLTMAGDLTTANYEKILSSGLTWSAVGTTLALSGATLVICMVLGIPLALTLASTKTRIANRVLILIMLPLWTSILVRTYGWLVLLRRDGLVNSTLQSLGLTDTPLPLAYNFTGTLIGMVHYMLPLFVLPIYAAMRDIDNNVIRASASMGASLWHCVRTIILPLSAGGILSGSTIVFIYTLGFFITPAILGGGKVNPISVRIDRTLSTFQDWGSASALGVLLLVLVLLTGGMLFGLRWFLMKGARHA
- a CDS encoding ABC transporter permease, whose amino-acid sequence is MLDAYYGSRLTKVALWIFSALVLVFLMLPTLIVVPLSFSASDLLEFPPRAWSLRWYEAFFSSAVWMAALRTSLLLGVLTAAIAVPISFLACFAINRFGGRSAGAIYGFLLSPSVTPGILLAIGLFFILAKLGLVGTLTGVLVGHVVLAIPVVVIVLYPAINRFDWAQAQAARSLGAGWFRTMGGIILPQLGLSLMTAALMAFLTSLDEAVISIFVANGPSSTLPKLMFMSLRDQIDPTIAAISTFWTLLISVALLFFNLRERRQTP
- a CDS encoding NTP transferase domain-containing protein, coding for MRKASVAIVILAAGKASRMGEGGKHKLLGELDGVPLVRRSALTALGADAASVIVVTIAVTFIRHCGVDIIPESSSKSEPLTPPLSDGGHGYLEENVAAHLMAHHLWAPFRSECNVLQAGAILALGSRRTSLTAVVLPFPGRRARLAWTS
- a CDS encoding XdhC family protein, translated to MHQTLAPITAPIPVRASSTDDPAELLRFAIDAQGLGATALATLVDIRGGAARALGAHMAVAADGRFCGYVSGGCVEAAVASEALLAMAQGRDRTVKFGDGSPFFDIVLPCGGGITVAIHVLKDVGALRHVLDRLERRQAARLAYSPERQTLEPVDPLPRACWLEREFVTVYRPRTRVVLSGQTIEAQAVARLAEASGYDVIVREQGEGGRVAAEIIDPFTAVVLLHHDLDAEAAILETALHSPAFYIGALGSARTHHRRVERLTAMGFRRDDIGRIKAPIGMFGPTRDATSLALSVLADVAAARLVAYA